The sequence below is a genomic window from Gossypium hirsutum isolate 1008001.06 chromosome A11, Gossypium_hirsutum_v2.1, whole genome shotgun sequence.
TCCTCTGCTTGTGCAGGGTTGGCAGGTGAGAAAATTTCTCTTCAACGGTCATCTTatgtaatttttattgaaatgattCAGTTCTTTTGTAATGACACTATTTCATGCATAAAAAATaggattttaataattatttctatgttttccagAGATTAGTTCCATATTTAAACACGAATCTGTTCCTGTCATTAGGTTGCCTAGCCAGTGGATTTGTGTTTCTTAATAGAGATGTTGACGATTATCTTTATTGTGTGCTTCAGAAGATTTcttaatatttgaaaatatgtTCTATGATTGTATTGGTATATCATTTGTGTAGCATTCTGGTTGCATCTGTCTTAAGTAtgtattatttattcattgtcTCAATAGGATTATAATATCATTCTTGTGTTATAAGATTTGATGAACTCTTGCTTCATCGAATTATGTTTGCTTGGACTAATAGATGCCGCTTGGCGAATCTGATGgtatattgattgaaaaaaatCTACAGGTGGTGCTGTTCCAGCCCTAGCTCAACTAGCTTCATCGTCATACCATGCTGCATTCTCGTCTTCTTCTTCATTGCCTCCATCTTCACAGGATGATAAGATGCACAAGTCTAGGACCAACTCCACTTTAtaattatacaaatatatatagaaTCTCTTTCCACATGTTTTGCATTTCTTCTATAAGAGCCTACTGCCTTGAAATTTTGTAATCTTGGAGGACACTTTTTTGTGTTTGTAAATTGTAATATAGGTTTATGTTGATgtttaattcttttcttttcctgttataagtattttttatgttatatgatAAAAGGGTTTTTATgcacttttttttttactatcatgtTAAATATACAGTTATTGCACTTTTGCatcataatttaattatgaatttaaaaacAGGCAAACATGTCTTGGGCTGCAAAGTATACTGCAGAAAATTTTCAGGCTAATGCCACTAAAATCATctgaatgtaaaaaaaaaaaaaaatcaaataccatCCGTCTGAGGTGAACTTTCACTCCCTGGCATAGCCTCCGACGATGAAGCTGAAGCAGAGCCACTTTGGGAACCTGGTAAGGCCAGTAAACGATCATAAGGCAATGGATTCGGGATCCAATACTGTCTTCCGGTTCCTAGCCAGTTGCCACTTCGAACATCTACAATGCCAACTCTTCCTTCACTATCGATGGTAAGATTTGCCTCCAACCTGGAATCATCCCAAGGCAGCTGAAACCTGCATACTGGACAAGAGCTATGATGTTCCAGCCATGGGGTAATACATCCATTATGGAATTTATGTTTACATGGCATTTCTTTTGCTTCACATCCAATCTTGATATCCTCCAAACATATAGAACACTGTAAATTGTCATCCATAGTAACATTTGGCATTGCTTCAATTGCTTCTTTCAATGCCGGTGGGGTTCCATACCGGCTCAGATCGTTCTCCGAAAAATACTGTAACAAAAGGTCCCAACCATGTCCTATTAAGTAATCACCGAATGATGCTTGAGCAATCAAAGCCTCGTCATTGAATGGATCAGATAAGATCATTATGTCGTTCCTTTCTCTACCATTTTAAGGATTTTCAAGAGCTGAAGATCTTCTCCTCCTAAACAGGGCTTCAAATTCACTTCCGAATTCATCACCCAATGCATCTTGTGATGAGTTGTTatcattaatttgatccctacCAGCGATACGCAACTGCGAGCCACCTAAACTGCCAATCGAGCCGAGCAAGATTGGAGCCAAAAGGGAAAGATTGTTAACTGATGCTAAATCAATACCATTGTTGTTGGGGTAATGTCTTATGCTGGACATTTCTTCCACAAATCCGGACTCACATAAAGGGCATTTAATCGCAGGCTCTGTCGTTGGAATCACCATTTGAGAGCATATGTAACACCAATACCTACCTACCATTGTATCCCCCATCTTTCTACAGAACCTGCTTCAAATTAAAGAGAGCAATGAATGTGGTTAAAAGTAAGAACAAAGCAATAATCCTTGGGGAAGATTAACATGAAGTATTTACACACCAAGCTATGCATTTTAAAGAAAAACAAGTAAAGAATCGCATTAAGAAACTAAAATatcatttggaaaaagaaaattataaagagATGATGTTTCTTTGCTACCTTCAAGATAGAGGATGAGGGAATTTAAGCATATTATGATATGGAAAAGATCATGAAATGAGTTTAATGGTTAAAAAGGGTAGACAAAGAATGGTTTGctctcttcaattttcttctctaaacctGGTCTTAATTTTTTTAGGACATTTTTAGTTCATTACTTCTCTAACCAATCATTTCTATATGCTGCAATTGCATACTATGGTTGATGTTAAAACAAGTTTTGATTCAAAAATAGTGTTgattggtttttctttttcttgtaattcaGCAGTTGGTTGGCTGCATTTCGCTTTCGGTAGATAAACTCAGCACCTCCTCCTACTTGGGCAAGTTCATGATTGATAATGACACATGGCAAACTTAAAAACTTCTTGAAACAAAAATCTTAGATTTCAGATGTTCTTTTAGATGTTGTAAACATATGCAACTGACCTTGACAGAAGGTTCAGGCTATCATTATTGGCAAGGGTAAATCTTATACAACACAAATGATGTCTTCAAAGCATATTCCACTCCATAACATTACATGAAACTTACAAGCCTGGTTGGAACTAAGACTACTCTAAACAT
It includes:
- the LOC107943793 gene encoding E3 ubiquitin-protein ligase SIRP1; translation: MILSDPFNDEALIAQASFGDYLIGHGWDLLLQYFSENDLSRYGTPPALKEAIEAMPNVTMDDNLQCSICLEDIKIGCEAKEMPCKHKFHNGCITPWLEHHSSCPVCRFQLPWDDSRLEANLTIDSEGRVGIVDVRSGNWLGTGRQYWIPNPLPYDRLLALPGSQSGSASASSSEAMPGSESSPQTDGI